CCTATAAAATGCTGACAAGAATAGCAGGGCTGTCTTTTCGCCCGGGACCCTGCGTGCCGATCGACAAAATTCCGTCCCGCCCGGTCATCGTTGAAATGGGATTTTCAGGGGTGGTCAGTGCCCGCTATCTGTTGACGGTTTCGGAAAATACCCGAACTATGATTGCCAATGCCATTTTACAGGAGCAAACGACCAGAAATCAGTCAGAACCACTGGATGAACCAATTTTGGAATTTGTAAAAATCGTTTGCGGCAATGTGGTCAACAAGGCGGTCCAACTGGGATACGCCATCGATATCACCCCGGCCCGCATCCACACTCCAGATCGGGACGACCTGAATATCCCTGAAGACCAGACGGCAATCCAGTTTCCCATCTATCTGTCGGACGGTGAAATCTTTGAATTGACAATTTCGGTGCAAAAAGAACGGACCTGCCCATGAAGCGGATGATCATGCTGATTGCAGTCAGTTGCGGTGGCAGCATCGGCTGGTACTGCGGAGCCGGATGGGGCATCATGACCGCATATTTTGCGTCTGTATTCGGTTCGGCCATCGGCCTGTATCTAGGCCGCAAACTGCAGAGGAATCTGGGCTGGGACTGACCAGCCGGGTTATTTTAAACACCGCCCGCCATCGGCATCCAACCAGTCGCAATCGACCCTTAACGGCTTGCTCTGACAGAGGATAACCGCAAGATAAGTGGGACAGCGATCGTAATCATCCGATTCGCACAGCTGCCGCCGCGTTGAATATGTTGGAACGGCCGAACATCTGGCCTGGCAGCGATCTCCACGGATTTGAAAAAAGGGGCATTTCAGGCTGGCGGAACGTTCTGGTGACATTTGCGAAAGACTCATGCTGGCTCTCCATTGGCTGAGATGACTCGGCTGTTTAACGACAGCCTAGCTTAAAAGTGTGAGCAGACAATGAGGACCCGGCCGGGCACAAAAAAAACGGCGGGAAAAATTCCCGCCGTCATGTTAGCAATCCAGAGTTCTCAACCGCCCGAGGATTAGCGGCTGGCTAGCTTTGCCAGGCCAAGATCATTCCTCCTCATGGTAGCTGCGACGGATCAGCAGCGCGATCGCCCCACCCAGCAACAGCAGCAAAACGACCACCCCGCCGGCCAGTTTACGTTTCCCGAGGATGCTTTCATAATCAGCGATAGCGGCTCTGGTCCCCTTCAATTTATCAGTGACCTCAGCCTTTTGTGCTTTGATCTTATCAATATTGACCGTATGGAAGATGCGCCGGAACGAATTGCGGGATGCGAACAGGCTTTCTTCCAGCCGCTTGGTATCGATTCCCAATCGATGCAGAGAAGAGACCGCTTGCTCCAGCTTGGCCAGGGTCGTTTCGGTTGAACTGATCTCTTCTTTGACCCTTGCAGCTCGTTCATAATCGTGGCAGCGTGAGCAGCTCTCTTCATTAATCAAATCAATGCTCGCCGCTTTGACAGCGTGATTACCGTGGCAGATGACACACTGCGCACCACCGGCATCCAGAGCCTTACCGTGGGCACTGGCCATATAATCCTCTTTGACCCCGACATGACAGCGACCACAAAAATCAGGAACCTCGGTATAACTCGGAGCCCCGATAAAACCGCGCTCCGGACTCATGGCCATAGCAAAATCGGTAGGATCCCCGCCGTGGCAATCATTACAGGAGATCCCGTTGGCAGCATGGACACTGCTGCGCCACAACTCGACCGGCTCAGCCAGCCGACCTTCCTGACCACTGTGACATTGTATGCAGACCGTGTCTTCTGCAGCGAAGGCAGCTGTTGAGGTAAAACAAACAAACAGACCAAGCAACACAATGGAAATACCCAAAAAAGACTGTTTCATGAGTAATGCCCCCAAATCGACAATCCGACAAAAAGCAGAATTCCCAGCAGATATAGAGTCACAAAAACAGGTCGTTTTGCCGGTCTCCGCTCAGGACTGCGGTCCAAGAACGGCAACACTGCCAAAAAGCCCATCGCCGCCCCTTGCGAGGCCAACCCGAGCAACTTGCTGGGGAAAATCTTCAACGTCTGATAGGCCCAGAGGAAATACCATTCCGGCTTGATATGGGCCGGAGTCGTAAATGGGTCCGCCGGCTCCAGGGCATCGGGCGGGATAAACAGCCAGGGCGCGTAAAAGGTAATCGCAACCAGTGCGGCCAGGGCAAAAAAGACCATGGACAGATCTTTAATGGTGTAGTTGGGATGGAAGGGCACCCCGCCAGGATGTTCATCATGGTGGAAACTGCGGGCCGGTTCCAGCGGTCGATAATCATCGCCAAACGGCGGGCTGGAAATGCCAATTCTCCTGACGCAGAACAGATGAAAGCCGACCAGTCCCAAAAATAGCATCGGCAGCCCCATGACGTGCAGCGCAAAGAATCGGCCCAGGGTCGGGGCTCCAACAGATGGCCCTCCGCGTAAAAATTCAACCAGGAAATCACCCACCACCGGAACGGCTCCCGCAGCATCGGTAGCAACGGTGGTCGCCCAGAAAGACAGCTGGCTCCAAGGCAGCAGATAGCCGGTCAGGCAAAATGCCAGGCCAAGGTTAAAAATGATGAACCCGGACAGCCAGGTCAATTCACGAGGCCGTTTATAGCTCCCCATAAAGAGGACCGACAGCATATGCAGCAGCAGCAGCACAATAATCAGGTTGGAACCGACCACATGCAGGTAGCGGATCAACCAGCCATAGGGAATGCTGTTCATAATCGCCGTCACACTGGTGAAGGCCTTTTCCGTGTCCGGAACGTAAAAGATCAGCAACAGAATCCCGGTCAGGAACTGCAGACCGAACATGGCCAGCAACACAGCACCGAGGGTATACCAGATATTGATATTCCGTGGCAGCAGGTAGCCTCCCATGTTTGCGTGCATGATTTCGCGAATCCCAAGGCGACTATCCAACCAGTCCATGACTCCTTTTTGTAGTTTCATGACAGGCCTCCTCAACCGACCAGGATAGTTTCGCCATCAAGCTTGACAGCGTAAGTTGTCAACGGTTTGGGCGGTGGCCCGCCAAGGACCTGCCCGGCAGGCGAAAAGCGTCCGCCATGACAGGGGCACAAAAATTCCTGGGAGTCCGAAACCCATTTCACAATGCATCCCAAATGAGTGCACACTGCACTTAACGCAACATACTGGCCGGGCTCAGGTTCCAGAAGGACCGCGGGCCGCCCCTGATAGGAAAAGAAATGGGCACCCCCGACCGCGACCTTCTCTTTGGGGATTTTCACCTGCTGAGCCGCCCCCCCTTTATTATTTGGCGACAGGAAACGAACCAGCGGCCAAGCAAAAGCTCCGGCAATGATCGCGCCGATAGCCCCCAGAAGAATTCCGAGGAATTTCCTCCGTTCATTCGGACTGGCAGATGCACTCATACGAACTCCTTCATCATTGAAATTCATTTGTCCCAGACTTACTTGGTTGACAAACGTGCCGAAACCGGCACTCTAATTTGAGGAACCGCTGAAAAATCCGTCGAAATGATAACATAACCGGCAATTCGATTGTTACCCTCTAAAAACTCTCCTGTGACATTGACAGTGGCCTTCTGGCCCGGCTCAAGACGCAGCCGGCTGATGTTGGCGGCGATCCCCGCACCGGCAATCTGAGGCCCGGTCAAGGTCACCACATGTTTGGAATCATTGACGATATCGAATTGATCCTGAAGTGGAACAGGTTCCTTCACCCGCCCCCAATTCACTCGTTCCAGGGTCGCATAAAGCTCAAGAGTAATCATCCCATGCAAATTAAAAATGACCGAAGACTGTTCGGGATCATTGGTATCGACAGTGATCGTTTTGTGAATTTTGCCTCGAAACCCCTGTGAATTAAACCGGACCTTCAACTCGCCGATCTCCCCGGGGGCAAGTCTGCGAGCCGAGAGCAACGCGGCCGTACAACCGCAGGACGTCCGGACCTGTCCGATCTCCAGCACCTGGTCACCGGAATTCTGAAAACGGAAACTGTACTCGACGGTTTCGCCCTGGACAATGGCACCAAAGTCATAATTTAAGGTTTCGGGGGTCAACTTCGGTGCGGCAAAGCAGAACGCGGGAAATAACAACAGCAGAACAGACAGCAGAGCACAACGCATAACGGATATCCTTTACCAGTTAAGAAAACTCGATCAGCTAACAGTCCAGAATCCTAACATAATTCGCAGAGACATGACAGGATCTGTTAATGCGGTTACAATTGACACGCTGAGTTTCTTCCTGTTATAGATTGCGTTTCACTTGCCCGGGGACAGATCGGCTATCAGCGGGTCCTCCGCAAAACTCCCGGCAGCACGACGCAACTTAATTTAATGTCCACAATTGTAAAAAGTTAACCAGCCTTGGGTCTTTCGCACAGCCCGCAAAGGATGGCTAACCTGCAAAAAAGGTTTTTAAGGCTGAACTCAGCTAAGGAGATTATGATCACGATGGCGGAAGATAACCGCAGCATCCTATTTTCAAGAGAACGCATTGCTCAAGAAGTCAAACGAATCGGCCAGGAGATCAGCCGGGATTTTCAAGACCAGGAGGTCATGCTGGTCGGCGTCCTCAAAGGTTCCTTTTTATTCATTGCCGATCTGATCAGGGAGATTGAAGTTCCGTCGGTGATTGATTTTGTTCGGCTGGCCAGCTACGGCTCGGGAACCCAGACCTCAGGGATCATCGAATTCCGCAAAGAGCTGGAGATGCCGATCCGGGGTCGTAATGTCATTATCGTCGAAGATATCATTGACAGCGGCTATACCCTTGAATGTCTCTACAATAAATTGCTTCTTCAGGAACCCCGCACTTTGAAGATCTGTACCCTGATCGATAAAAAGGCCCGCCGCGAAGTCGAAATTGAGGCTGATTATGTCGGGATCACCATGGATGATGGTTTCATTATCGGTTATGGCCTCGACCATGACGAAAAATATCGCAATCTTCCCGATATTTATGTTGTTGATGAGGAATAATGCTCGTTTTTCTGGTGCAATTGTATTAATTTTTGCTTATAGTTTGTTGATATTCTTAACTGGTTCCAGCTATTCGCAAAAATCGGTTTGTCCGCATTAATTTTGTCCAGATAAAGGAGAGCGACTGATGATTATCGTCTGCCCTGAATGTTCCACCAAGTTCAACGTCAATTCTGAGCGGATTCCCGCCGGCGGAGCAAAGGTCCGGTGTGCACGGTGCAAACATGTCTTTCTCGCAGAGAATCCCCCCTCTAACGAACCGCTGACAACCACGTTCAAGGAAGATGTGGACCAAGAAAGCATAAGCTTCAGTTACGAACAATTCCAGGATCTGGATACTCAGGAAACCGAAGAAAGCACTGCCAATTTCAGTTTCGGGGATGAAGAGCCTTCCGGCACCGTCCAGACCAGTCAGCCCAGAGCAGCTACGCGGTCAGAAGCCGAGGACGAGTTCTCTTTTGCCGGTCATCATGAAGAACCGGTTGCGGAGCCGGCTGCAAACCGCCAGTCTGTTCAGGCGGAGTCGGAGAACCGTGCATTTCCGCATAGTGCCGGTGAGCCCGAGGCTGCGACACCGCAACGGGTTGCCCGGCCAAAGAAAAAATCCGGTCCTTGGGGAACCATTATCAGCCTGGTGTTGTTGTTACTGCTGGCAGCCGTTATCCTGATCGGTCTCAATATCTATATCAACGGTCCGGATCAATTCAACCAGACCATCAAGGAATTTCTGGGCCAGCAGGACGAGTCGCCGACCCAAACCGGCAGCATCACCCTGACCGACCTGGAAGGGAAATTCATGCAGAATGAGCAGGTTGGCGAAGTCTTTCTGATTCGGGGGAAGGCGATCAACAACTATGCGACGCCGCGTTCCGCCATTCAGGTCAAGGGGGTTATTTTTGATCAGAGTGGCGAACAGTTGCTGCAGAAAACAGTTTTCTGCGGCAACCCGATCTCCGATCATGAGGTCCAAACCCTGTCGTTCAATGAGCTTGAAAAAATGATGGGTAATCAGTTCGGTAAAGAGCTCAGCAACATGAAAGTCAACAGCAAACAGACCATTCCGTTTGATATTGTCTTCAAGGACCTGCCCAAGAATCTCGCTGAATTCAGCGTCAACGTCACATCTTCAAAACCTGCCAACAACTGATCTCCTCCCTATCGCACGCAGCACCCAGGCCTGAATTTCCAATTGTTACCGACCGCCATAAAAAAAAGGCGGTACCACTCCAAGCAGCACCGCCCTTTCCTATGACAATTTTATGCTGAGAAAAAATTATTCAGCAGAAATCGCATCAACCGGACAAGAATCAACACAGGCGCCGCAATCGGTGCAGGTGCCGGGATCGATAGAGTAGATATCGCCTTCGCTGATTGCGTCAACGGGGCAGGTTGATTGGCATGCGCCACAAGCAATACATTCTTCAGAAATTACATGAGCCATGGTCTTCCTCCTAATTTTTAGTTTAGAGTCCCGGATAGCCGGGACTGTTGAAAAATCGGGGTTACTGTAACCGATCTTCCTTTCGGTGTCCAGACTAGAAAAGCTTGCCCAAAAGTTAATCCCAGGAGCCCGGAAGGACCTGAAAAAAAAAACGGCAACCGGTCAAATGGCCTGGGCAGATCTGGTTACCCTTAAGAATTTTTAGACTTTTCCGGATAGACAACCCATAGACACGAGCCCGATAGCTGTCTTCAAGCTGACCGTTTGTCCGGCGAATAAATGTTCCCGCCTGTCTGCTCTCCGGATACATGAATAAAAAGAGTGTAAATATTCCTTGCCCTGAAAACGTTTGAACACTATAATGAACAAATATTTTTCTTTGAGAAATGTCCAACACAGATAAAAAG
This genomic window from Pelobacter seleniigenes DSM 18267 contains:
- a CDS encoding cytochrome c3 family protein codes for the protein MKQSFLGISIVLLGLFVCFTSTAAFAAEDTVCIQCHSGQEGRLAEPVELWRSSVHAANGISCNDCHGGDPTDFAMAMSPERGFIGAPSYTEVPDFCGRCHVGVKEDYMASAHGKALDAGGAQCVICHGNHAVKAASIDLINEESCSRCHDYERAARVKEEISSTETTLAKLEQAVSSLHRLGIDTKRLEESLFASRNSFRRIFHTVNIDKIKAQKAEVTDKLKGTRAAIADYESILGKRKLAGGVVVLLLLLGGAIALLIRRSYHEEE
- the hpt gene encoding hypoxanthine phosphoribosyltransferase, whose translation is MITMAEDNRSILFSRERIAQEVKRIGQEISRDFQDQEVMLVGVLKGSFLFIADLIREIEVPSVIDFVRLASYGSGTQTSGIIEFRKELEMPIRGRNVIIVEDIIDSGYTLECLYNKLLLQEPRTLKICTLIDKKARREVEIEADYVGITMDDGFIIGYGLDHDEKYRNLPDIYVVDEE
- a CDS encoding DUF3426 domain-containing protein, translating into MIIVCPECSTKFNVNSERIPAGGAKVRCARCKHVFLAENPPSNEPLTTTFKEDVDQESISFSYEQFQDLDTQETEESTANFSFGDEEPSGTVQTSQPRAATRSEAEDEFSFAGHHEEPVAEPAANRQSVQAESENRAFPHSAGEPEAATPQRVARPKKKSGPWGTIISLVLLLLLAAVILIGLNIYINGPDQFNQTIKEFLGQQDESPTQTGSITLTDLEGKFMQNEQVGEVFLIRGKAINNYATPRSAIQVKGVIFDQSGEQLLQKTVFCGNPISDHEVQTLSFNELEKMMGNQFGKELSNMKVNSKQTIPFDIVFKDLPKNLAEFSVNVTSSKPANN
- a CDS encoding DUF362 domain-containing protein, with the protein product MAHVISEECIACGACQSTCPVDAISEGDIYSIDPGTCTDCGACVDSCPVDAISAE
- a CDS encoding ubiquinol-cytochrome c reductase iron-sulfur subunit codes for the protein MSASASPNERRKFLGILLGAIGAIIAGAFAWPLVRFLSPNNKGGAAQQVKIPKEKVAVGGAHFFSYQGRPAVLLEPEPGQYVALSAVCTHLGCIVKWVSDSQEFLCPCHGGRFSPAGQVLGGPPPKPLTTYAVKLDGETILVG
- a CDS encoding DUF1573 domain-containing protein, whose amino-acid sequence is MRCALLSVLLLLFPAFCFAAPKLTPETLNYDFGAIVQGETVEYSFRFQNSGDQVLEIGQVRTSCGCTAALLSARRLAPGEIGELKVRFNSQGFRGKIHKTITVDTNDPEQSSVIFNLHGMITLELYATLERVNWGRVKEPVPLQDQFDIVNDSKHVVTLTGPQIAGAGIAANISRLRLEPGQKATVNVTGEFLEGNNRIAGYVIISTDFSAVPQIRVPVSARLSTK
- a CDS encoding cytochrome b; this translates as MKLQKGVMDWLDSRLGIREIMHANMGGYLLPRNINIWYTLGAVLLAMFGLQFLTGILLLIFYVPDTEKAFTSVTAIMNSIPYGWLIRYLHVVGSNLIIVLLLLHMLSVLFMGSYKRPRELTWLSGFIIFNLGLAFCLTGYLLPWSQLSFWATTVATDAAGAVPVVGDFLVEFLRGGPSVGAPTLGRFFALHVMGLPMLFLGLVGFHLFCVRRIGISSPPFGDDYRPLEPARSFHHDEHPGGVPFHPNYTIKDLSMVFFALAALVAITFYAPWLFIPPDALEPADPFTTPAHIKPEWYFLWAYQTLKIFPSKLLGLASQGAAMGFLAVLPFLDRSPERRPAKRPVFVTLYLLGILLFVGLSIWGHYS